The Niallia alba genome includes a window with the following:
- a CDS encoding ROK family transcriptional regulator, which produces MNDVDTTPKSMKFIIPQNIRQFLLSNGSATKVELSSKLGISFPTISKFISQMEKDGELLSAGLDDSSGGRRAKRYTYNQEYMLGLAIFLERTVTNYIVFNCLGEIKDAGKTSSALKDDNVKLLTEYVEALKNKHPRIRSISIGVPGSVDNGRIIYIPEYEHLQNFDLKGYLENHFSIPVVLENDMNAAVLGYHARKENKKNKSLIYLYSGQNGPGAGILINGDVVRGSSYFSGEVSFVPQYDDRNFGEAIENEIGKKKIFTKEAEIDAISRLVASFVAIINPHTIIFCDDEVNQITINQIKKQSSNYIPAEHLPEFIMSDWEQDYLYGLQSLGLDLMIAEI; this is translated from the coding sequence GTGAATGATGTGGATACAACTCCAAAGTCGATGAAATTTATCATTCCGCAAAATATTCGACAATTCCTTTTATCTAATGGAAGTGCTACGAAAGTGGAGCTCAGTAGTAAATTAGGAATTAGTTTCCCAACGATTAGTAAATTTATATCGCAGATGGAAAAGGATGGAGAACTGCTATCAGCTGGTCTAGACGATTCAAGTGGCGGTAGAAGGGCGAAGCGATATACATATAACCAAGAGTATATGTTAGGGCTAGCTATTTTTTTAGAAAGAACAGTGACGAATTATATTGTGTTTAACTGTCTAGGGGAAATCAAAGATGCTGGAAAAACTTCTAGTGCGTTAAAGGATGACAATGTAAAGTTGCTGACCGAGTATGTGGAAGCGTTAAAAAATAAACATCCAAGAATACGGTCTATTTCGATTGGTGTACCTGGTTCAGTCGATAATGGACGAATTATCTATATACCTGAATATGAACATCTCCAGAATTTCGACTTGAAGGGATACTTAGAAAATCACTTTTCTATTCCTGTTGTATTAGAAAATGATATGAATGCAGCGGTGTTAGGATATCACGCTCGTAAGGAGAATAAGAAAAATAAATCGCTTATCTATCTATATTCAGGTCAAAATGGACCAGGGGCTGGGATTCTTATCAATGGAGATGTAGTGAGAGGCAGCTCTTATTTTTCAGGGGAGGTTTCATTTGTCCCTCAATATGATGATCGGAATTTTGGAGAGGCTATTGAAAATGAAATTGGAAAAAAGAAAATCTTTACGAAAGAAGCTGAAATAGATGCAATAAGCAGACTTGTAGCTTCATTTGTAGCAATTATTAATCCACATACGATTATCTTCTGTGATGATGAAGTCAACCAAATAACAATAAATCAAATAAAAAAACAAAGCTCTAATTATATTCCAGCAGAACATCTCCCCGAATTTATAATGAGTGATTGGGAACAAGATTATCTGTACGGATTACAAAGTCTTGGGCTCGATTTAATGATTGCTGAAATATAG